A genomic window from Silene latifolia isolate original U9 population chromosome 11, ASM4854445v1, whole genome shotgun sequence includes:
- the LOC141614117 gene encoding uncharacterized protein LOC141614117, with the protein MRKQELSGRMAKWSVHLSSYDLKFEPRTAIKSQALADFVSDFCPALQTQAEQDVLNLEKDKKDQVWELHVDGASNAKFEGVALVLKSPQGYLIVQAIRCEFKATNNEAEYEALIPGLKLALDLKIRHLKVYSDSKLIVNHVNDCYEARDSRMMAYLNVAKELTLRFATFNIKQIPRDQNA; encoded by the coding sequence ATGAGAAAACAAGAATTGTCAGGGAGGATGGCTAAATGGTCCGTGCACCTGAGCAGTTACGATTTGAAATTTGAACCTCGTACGGCCATAAAGTCTCAGGCTCTGGCAGATTTTGTGTCTGACTTCTGCCCGGCTCTTCAGACCCAGGCGGAACAAGACGTCCTGAACCTAGAAAAAGATAAAAAAGATCAAGTATGGGAGCTGCATgtcgacggagcctccaacgcAAAATTTGAAGGAGTAGCATTGGTCCTCAAGTCACCCCAGGGATATCTCATAGTCCAAGCCATacgatgtgaattcaaagccacaaacaacgaagcagaGTACGAGGCATTGATCCCGGGTCTGAAGCTGGCTCTGGATCTGAAAATCAGACACCTCAAGGTTTACAGTGATTCTAAACTTATAGTTAACCATGTAAATGACTGCTATGAAGCCAGGGACTCCAGGATGATGGCCTATCTAAACGTAGCAAAGGAGTTGACCCTCAGATTTGCCACGTTCAACATCAAACAAATCCCCAGGGACCAGAACGCATAA